One Heyndrickxia oleronia genomic window, CTAGAGCATAGTGTGAAAGATGCGCCTAAACCATTCGGTGGCTTTTTACAAGTAGCTGGTTTAAAGTTCACATATGCCAGCAGTAAAAATGCAGGAGAAAGGGTTGTATCCATTGAGGTGAAGGACAAAAACGGGCAATTTGTCCCGTTAGATGAAAAACAAAACTATTATGTAGCTACTAATATTTTTACGGCTAAAGGTGGAGATGGCTTTACTGTATTTGAAAAAGCATCAGCTGAAGGACGCTTAAGTGAACCTGGCTTTGTAGATTGGGAAATCTTTAAGGAATACTTAGATTCTCAACCAAACAAAACGATTGAACCAAAGACAGATGGTAGGATAATCGATATTGCAAAGCCATAGAATGTTTATAGATTGATAGAAAGAAGGGGGCTTAGGGTTCCCCTTTTTTCTTTTTAAAGTGCTCTATATTTTTTTTAATAGGTAGAGTAAAAAGAATCTGATACATCGGATCATCTACCTTAAAATCAAATTCGGTAACAAAAGTTCCTTTTATTTACCTCTGATATATCAGCATTTACAATTGAATAATTATTATGATTGGTAGTGTTTTCACTTCATTCCTGCCAATATGATTACAAAAGTACTGGGTTGATTTTCCTAATTCTATAAATGATTCCTTTTTATTCTAGTAACTGCCTATTTTTTCCTCTATAATCAAAAATATTGATTTGATTATGGAGGTAAGCTGTATGGGGAAGAAAGTAATTTTATCACTGGCAATTATTTCATCCATGCTTTTATTTGCGGCATGTGGAAGCAGTGAAAAGGCTTCAAAGGAAAAAGAAACGAAGCCGAAAACTACGGAAATAAAAAGTGATATACAGAAGAAAGAGAAGGAAAGTGTAGATAAAGAAGAAGAGCCGAAAGACTCAGGAGAGATTTTAAACCCAGCAATTGCTGAGGAAACAGAAGGTAGTGTTGAAGTAGTATATACGAATAATCAACCAAATTTTAGCCATGAAATGGATGGCTTTAAGGTAAAGGTAGAAGAATATCAAATTGTTAAGGTAACAGATATGAATCCTGATGTAACAATTCCATTTAAAGATCAAACGGATGGATATGTCGTCACAGCAAAGGTAACCCTAGAAAACAATACAGGAAAACCAATGTATTATACAAATTTTCATAGAATTCAATTGACTGATCAATATGATTATGTTTCATCAAATTGGAAATCCTTTGTCCCAGAAGATCTACAAATTAATACGATTAAAAAGGAAAAGGATGAAGTATCTTTATTTGCAGCAGGTGAGAAAGTTACTGGTTTATTAAATTTCTTATTTACGAATGAACAATTTGAAACAATGAAAACAGTAAAACCTAAATATATTATCGAGGGCGGAGTTGCTGATAACGACCAATTTAAAGGAAGCTTCAGAGGGGATT contains:
- a CDS encoding DUF5068 domain-containing protein — protein: MGKKVILSLAIISSMLLFAACGSSEKASKEKETKPKTTEIKSDIQKKEKESVDKEEEPKDSGEILNPAIAEETEGSVEVVYTNNQPNFSHEMDGFKVKVEEYQIVKVTDMNPDVTIPFKDQTDGYVVTAKVTLENNTGKPMYYTNFHRIQLTDQYDYVSSNWKSFVPEDLQINTIKKEKDEVSLFAAGEKVTGLLNFLFTNEQFETMKTVKPKYIIEGGVADNDQFKGSFRGDSPAYDFIYSGEQKKAIATQPKFYQDRLTMDNMADKKMIFEKTGINKTLQLGDVKVTLEGVQYTDITPTAASKERFRNFNESGIVALTVKLNIDNQSNQPVSIWNIGSKLRIDKNRATVFSQGMVEPSNPKEIKAGEKGEKLHVFLFNKDEFGIFKKFDLEFGPFYGEDGKGLFKDKTVTFTLPR